The nucleotide sequence TTACCAACTACTTTGTGTTTTTCTGACAAGATTAAATTAATTATGCTGTATAAAAAGGAAAAACCAGTTTTAACTTCAATAGTTAAATCATCATTTACATTGATTTTTATCTTATTACTCTCTTCCAAGACATCAATGTCTGCCCCAATTACCTCATCAAAGGAATGATATTTTTTAAAAAAATTAATTTCATCTTTAGGATCGATATAACATACTCTTTTCCCGTCTGGATGGAAAAGCCAAACTTCAGTTAAGTATTTATCGGGTTTTTTTTCCATCTCAATAACCAAATACTATAATTATTCTCAAAATCTAGACCAGGTATCATATATCCTTTACATTCAATAAAGTTCATTCTTATTCCTCCTATTATCAAAAAAGCTTAATAGTAATTCATTGCTATAAAACAAAAATATTTTACACAACGTTTTGAGTTTACAAGAAGTTGTCTTGCGCAGCAAGACAATTTGGGAGAGGCCGTAGGCCGAACCTTGTAAACTCTGTTATAGGCAGTAAGCGTCGGAGTTCGACATAACAGTGAAAAAATTAATGAAAAACATCAGTGTATAATCATTTGACTTTTCTATAGAATTGTTCAATATTCATAAACGATGCCTGTCTGACTAAAAGACAAGCACCTGATATGATAAGAACGACATCAATATAAGCTTCTAGTCTCATTACGCCGAAAAACCCAAAATACAACGTAATAAGGCCAACAAATAAATCCAGAAACGAGATTTCAGATGTTTCTCGAAAAATCAGGAATCCACAAAAAGTAGCCATTGTAGGGCAGTTGACAATACCTAAAGGCGAATACAGCAGGGCATTTATATATATTGGAGAATGAACCCAATGAAGGTATTAAAACCCCGCGGAGAAGGCGGCTGTGCCTATGATTTTTCCTAATACGCCGCTGTTCGCAAAATCAAAGCGGATTTTCTTTTTTATTACCGCTTCAAGGCTGAGGATAAAAAATACCATAAATATCATAATGTTAGATGGAATAAGGTACATAATTGAAAGAGCCAATGCCGATCCCGACAAGATCAACAGCAATGACGAAAAGAAAATGGTCCGCGCTTCTTTACTAAAAACGCCTGACAGGAAGAATGCGAGAAAAAGGAAATGCATAATAACCGCAAGGAAGCTTGTTTCTTCTGTTGTTTTTGATAGCATTTCAGTCAATTCTTCCGGAGACTTTAAGAAAGTAAATACAGATATAGCGGAAACAGGAAGCAGTAATTTTAGAAAAACAGTTTTATTTTTCATTTTTCTTTTCCAGATTTTTACGGTAATAAAAGGCTTTTGTCTTCCTCTTTTCAAAAAAGACAGAAGTTCCTTCAAACAGCTTATCCGGCTTTAATAATCCCATATGGACTTTGTTATAAATTAAGACCCTGCCACCATCCTTTAATATTCGCTGTGTCTCCACAACAAGTCCGTTTTTATTTCGAATCATGCCTATGGTATTGAAAATAAATACCATATCGATAGATCCGTCGTTTGCTCCGGTTACCATTGAGTCGGTAAGAACAGGGGTTATGTTCATCAGCCTGTTTTCACTTATTTTGGTTCTGATCATCTCTATTGAAAGAGGATGAATGTCTAAAGCGACAACCTTTCCGGTTTTTCCGACTTTTTTGGCCATCTCCAATGTTAGCGTACCGGGGCCGCAGCCGATGTCCACAATATTCATTCCGGGTTTCACATTTTCTTTTATCAGTTTCTTTTCTTGCACAATGTTGCTGTTTTCCGAATGCCTTGAATACATGATTTTGGCAATGAATTGCGGAATTGGCCTATCTTTCATTGCTGTGTCCTTTGTTCGTGCAGATGAAAATGCAGGTTTTATTGTTTTTTGCGATTGTATTGTCTGTTCCGCCGCGCGAAAAAACGATGCTGTCCGGAGAATAAATGCTGTATGTAGCATTATCCACTGCACAGAACACTCCCAAAAGTTCAGGACAGGAGAATGAATTGAATACAGACTTAAAAAGACAATTATGTACAGTAAATCTGTATGTCTCAGGGCTTTCTTCTTCAATAGTCATTCGGTTCAGTCGCATAGGGCCTTCTTTTTTAAAGCACTTTGAATATTTTTTAAGGTTTTCGAAAGAATGGTCAGTGTCTTCAACATATCTAAAAAGTGACATCTGGCTGATAATTCCAATCGGGATAATTACAGCCTTAACCATAGCCAGCGCCTGATCCTTTTCAAATCTTTTTCGCAGTGAAAAGTACATTGCAATTACCAGTGCTAATAATCTGTTTATATCATTCGGAATATTTTTATTTATTTTCTTCCTGATACCAATAAAGCGCAGCAGCATTTTCAAGATAAAAATATTAGTATTTTTTATATAGCCTTTTAAAATGCCTTTAGCAATTGTAATTACATCTGGTTGTGCTGCTTTTTCTATACTTGTCTTAAGCATTTTGTCCTCCTTCCATTTTCAATTTTTAATCAACTATGACCTTTACATAAGTGTCAGACTCAACATAAAAACTCATATCTGAAAACTTTGGTTTTCCAAACGGTTTATCTGTTTTCCATGACATTCCCCAGGGTTCTTTTGGTCCAAATAATCCCAAATCACATTTCCCGTTTCCGTTTGTATCAATGAAACTGCGCACGCCATATTCACCTTCCGGGATGTCAGTAAAAGAAAATGAAAAAGACCCTTTCTTCAGATCTTCACCAGTCAGATGATGTTCCAAGATACGAATGCTTGCTCCCGGTTTATTGAAACTATTGAGATCTACCAGAAAAATAGAAACAGTACCGGTGTCACCTATCAATACATCTCCTGAGACAGTAAATTCCTGGGCGGATACAGCTGTAAGAGCTGCAGTTAGAAAAACAATAAATAAAATACTGTTTTTACAAAAAGTCATATTCTGCTCCTTTGCATTTTGTTAGGAGAAAATATAGCTAATTTTAAAAAAATCAGTATCGTTCTTTTGTATGATTTTTAGTCTTTTAGTAATTGCAACAGATCAAAACGTGATTTTATATCTGTTTTCTCAAAAATATTACGTAAGTGGGTTTTTGTAGTGGACATGGAAATAAAAAGCTTATTGCAGATATCCTTATTGCTGTAGCCTTGAGAAACGAGAAGGATAATCTCTTTTTCCCTTTTAGTTATTTTATATTGAGATGCCATGATATCCAGTTTTCCCTTTGCCCGAAACGCATCAATACGATGGATGAAATACCAGTATACAAAAATAAGAGAGACAAGATTCCAAACAAGGTAAACGATGGAATGACCATTCATTGATAAAAACCGCTTATCCAATAAGGCAAGATAGTATCCTGTCCCGCCGATAACATTGAGAAAGAGCACTAACCCGGTCATTAGAAATAGTGAGCGGAAAAAAAACAGCAATTCAAGTGATTCCACATTTTTGTAAAGAGGCCATCCCTGGATTAATGCTGTAATTATCAGAAGTATCCGGGCCACCATTAGGGAAATAAACAGATACTGTATACATAAAATTTTTATTTCAATATCAGAAATAAAAAAATTTAATCCCAAAATTCCTGACAGTAAAAGAAAAATTATGACAATAAGGGTTTTTTTCAAGACATTGGTTAGCGGTCTATGGATGATCATAAAAAATAAATCAGCAATAGAATATATGATGACTACTGAAAATATCGTTTTTATAGAAATAAGCACAAGTTTTATCTGGGTATTATAAAAAATTAGAAAGGCTGAGAAATAAAAATCCATTAAATCGAGAATATATATAATAGTGAATATTGCTAGAAAAATGAAATACTTCTTATATACTTTCAGCCTGTATTTGCTGAATAAGAAAAAACTTACAGCCAGCGCTGTAACACCTATCGCGAATGAAAAAAAATTTAATAACAAATAAAAATGTTTCATATTTTCTAAAAATGACTATAGCATGCATATAAATACAGTAAAAATATTGTTTATTTACTTGTAAATAAAACTTCAGCTGTACAATACAAACATAATCTTCAATTGATACAATCTTCTCCCCGAAAAGATCCATCGCTTAGTCGGGTAAGAAGAAGCCCTCACGAGCTCCCTCTCCCCTAAGAACCGTACGTGATAGTTTCCCATCATACGGCTCAAGCAATCTTAACCCTTTTATCAGGGCAGCTGCAGAGAACCCCTTCCCCGATTGATAAAGTATTTCATGTCTTCGGGGAGAAAGCAATTCTTTACAGCTTTTGCTATCCGGGATTGGAGTTTATTGACCTGCTTCATAATTTCTTGTCCAGTTGAGATAATCCCAAAGAGTAAAATCATGTTTGTGGTTTACGGTGGCCTCCTCTCGGTGAAGAGAAGCCTTTGACCCTGCCGTATTCATAAAGTACCTGTCCCTTCAAGCAATAGATCACCTATCGGAAGTCTGCATCCTTTCGGATCAGGATAAAATCCCTATCCTCTGCATTACACAAAGGCATTCGCTTTTTCCGATTTCCTTTACCTGCCGGTGCATAGACCTTTCTTACGAAAATCATGCTCTTAAAAGAGAACCTGACAGGCTTACCTGGTTCTGTTAAACAACCAATTCGTACTGGGTTAGGGCCGATCTTTACTCCGGAAATCACTCTGTTCATCTGTGGAACTGCATGCAAAGACATTTCCACCCGATTTCTTTGCCGTTTTGGCTGAAGCGTATTAGCCTGTTTCGCTCCTCACGTTTTACGAAGCTTACAATCATTCACATATGTTACCCATACCAATACATTTACCCTGGCAATCATCCGATTTTAGGCTATCAGAATATTTGCTTTTGTCCTTTCAGCTTAATACCCCACCGTTGCCAGTGACGCATTTGAAAGTAGGGTTACTCCAGATGAATGGAGTAGTCCAAAAGTCGATATATAATAATATGCCGACTTAGACAGCTTGCTTAACAGCTTCTTGTGACCTGAGTGGTTTATCAGGACACGTCCAGTCGCACTTGAACATAACGTCCCGCGGGTATGCGACGTTTTGCGTCCCGCCAGGGTTGGCATGCGTTTTTGCACACTTTGCTCTCATTTCCTTTCCATTTTACCACAAGCAAAAACCATGACAAAGCAAAATGTGCCGAAGGCCAAGGAGCGAAGCGACGCAGCGCATAGCCGCTGTTAAGCGTAGAAATTAGTGATTTCTTCTAAGTTCACCACCCTTTCCAAAGAATCTGGCAGCGGGTAACGACAAGTGAACTTTTCTTTATAAAAGAGCGAGTTTAACGCATTGCGCATAATCGCCGGCCTCAGCTCGATGTGTTTAAACTTCCACGATGACACCTTATACAAAAAGTGCGTCGGTGAACTCCGGCTAATTTCGTCGCTTAACTACCTTTATCCGCATTATACAATAACTTCTCCTTTCTCTGAAGCAAAACCGCGTTTCTCCGGTTATAAAGGATATGAACAGTACATTTCGTGAATCTTTATTACAGAAGTTGCGGGAACACCTGCTTATGCGTAATTACTCACCCCGTACCATCAAGGCGTATACCCGCTACTGCTCGGAATTCTGTATTTTCTGCCTGGATTCGCCATCCATGGACAGAGAGCAAAAGATCATCCGCTTTCTTAACAGATATACGGACCCCGCGACCAAAGCAGTTGCCCGTTCTGCGGTTAAATACCTGTACGCCAGCATCCTCAAAATACCGGCGCCGGTTCTGCTCACAAAGGCCAGAAAGCCTAAAAAGCTTCCCGTGGTTTTGTCCCGGGACCAGGTCTCTGCAATTCTGAATACCATACGAAACCCTAAGCACCGGGCCATGATTGCCATAATGTACGGTTCGGGACTGCGCATCAGCGAAGTAGTCAATCTTAAAGTTGGCGATATTAATCTTACCAGAAACCGTATCCACATACGTCAATCAAAGAACCTGAAAGACCGCATCGTTGTTCTGTCGCCCTTACTGGCGGATTATTTACAGCTGCTAAGCGCTGATCGTGACGCAAAAGAGCTCCTTTTCCTGACCCAAAGCGGAAAAAAATATTCCACCAGGACCCTTCAGACTATCTTTAAACGGGCCCTTTCCATATCCGGAATACCCCTTGCCGCCACATGCCATTCACTGCGCCACTCCTTTGCAACCAGTCTGCTGGAAAGCGGCGTCGATATTCGTGTAATCCAGGCCCAGCTGGGACACACCAGCATAAAGACAACCATGCTGTATACTCAAATAACCGGCGTAATTGAGGATTCTCTACGCTCGCCGCTTTAGCGCATTGCGTATAAGCTGCCTTCCCGGAAGATTTTCTGAATTTCGCATAAGCGCCACAAACGTCCGCCCATAGACAGTACAGCAGCTGAAAAGGGAACAACAGATCCATTCCGCCGAAAAGTCCAGTGCCGCCCGCTGGTATCTTTCCAAAATTGAACACAGTTAAGGTTTCACCGTAAAACCAGACCGCTCTTTTCTTTTTCTAACCGGCACAGTGGACCTTGTTTCGCCCTTCGTGCTTGGCCCTGTACATTGCCTCATCCGCCCGGGAAAGGGCAGCGGTAAAATCTTCGTGCTCCCGCATCTCAGTCACCCCGATTGTAACGGTAACAGAGCTTTCCTGCTCAATTCTGGCCCGGATTCTCTCGCTTATATCAAGGGCTCTTTGAATATCAGTGTGCACAACAATAATAAATTCGTCACCGCCCCAGCGTACAATAAAATCTTCATCCCGGATATGGCTTTTGGCAAGACGAGAAACCTCCTTTAAAATAAGGTCTCCTGCCATGTGGCCAAGATTGTCGTTTACCTCTTTAAAATGATCGATATCCAGGGTCATCAGTGATATCTGCCGCTGATTGCAGTTTCTTCTCCCGAAATACTCCTCAAGAAAATGCCGATTGTAGCTTTCCGTCAGGGAATCGGTATAACCCTTGATCGACAATTTTCTGCCGGCCCGGAAGACCAGTATATGATTGATTGCCACAAGCAGCAGAGAAAACACCATTCCCGCCGCAAAGGTAATAATGCTCTGCCGCTGAAGATCTTTATATGAATCTGTAATGTCGTGCTCAATAATAAGATACCGCTCTATTTCAGAGATAAAACGAATATACAGCATCAGGGTTGCTCCACCCTTTTCCGTCAGATAATGGGACTCATCGCCAAGGTCTTCTGTGGGGCTGTTAAGATTATACTCTTCAAAAAATGAGCTTCCACGGCAATCAAGAGGCAATCTCAGTTCCCCGTCCGGCTCAGCAAAAAACATCCTGGTCCTTCCCTTGTCGCCTGCAATATTCAGCGAAAAGCTGTCCAGGGAAATCCCTGTTCCGATAATTCCCGTAAGCTCTCCGGCATCGCTTTTTATCTTGCTGTCGAAAAAAAAGGAATACAGTTCCACGGAGTCATCCGGATCGTACAGGCTGAAGCGGTCCGTCACAGGAGCATCAAGAAAATCCTTCACCCAGCTGTCACGGGCTGAGGAATAATCCAGCTCCAGGATCTGCCCGAAGGAATCGTAATAGGTATCCGTTTCAAGGGAGACAAGACCTACGTTCTTTGCCCCGAGCTCTATCCTTTTCCTCCGCACAAAATCAAGAATCCTGTCAGGATCTTCTCTGCCGTTCGCGCGGAATCTGGACAGATCAATGGTATCGGCGATAAGGCGGTTTGCCAGGGAGTATTTTTCCTTTACTCCATTAATTGTTCCGACAACAGAATCGGCACAGGCAGGCAGAACAGATTCGGTAAGGATTGTACTGAATACCCTCTGTGACATTCTGAAATGGACATAATTGATGGCAAAAAAACCGAAAAAAAAAGATTATAGCAGAGGGTAAAATGATACGGTTTCTTTTACTTGCTTTTACATGCTGCACGTGTATTTGGAATCCCTTCATATATTATATCAGGAAAGCAGCACCTCGTCATTCTCAAAATCTTTCTTTCGTATAGCATGGAATTTGTCGACAAGTTTGTCCACCGTAATTTCCCGCTTCTCCCGGCCTTCGAGGTCCAGGATGATTTCTCCCGCGTCCATCATCAAGAGCCGGTTCCCGTAGGCAATGGCGTGGGCCATGTTGTGGGTTATCATAATGGCGGTAAGCTTGTACTCTTCAATAAAGCGCTTGGTCAGTTCCAGCACCTTGGCGGCGTTCCTGGGGTCCAGGGCGGCAGTATGTTCATCAAGCAGAATCAGGGCCGGCCGGGAAAGTACCATCATCAGCAGGGTCAGGGCCTGACGCTGCCCGCCGGAGAGCAGGCTCACGTTATTCTTGAGCCTGGATTCAAGCCCCATATCCAGGGCCTGCAGCTCCCGCATAAACCTGTCCCGCAGCCGATTGTTCAGGCTGATTCCAAGGCCTTTAAAACCTTTTTTGTAACTGATGGTCATGTTGTCTTCCAGGCTCATGTTTCCCGCGGTCCCCAAAAGGGGATTCTGGAATATCCGGCCGATATATTTTGCCCGCTTGTACTCCGGAATTCTGCTTACATCAACATCGTTTACAAAGATCTTCCCCTCAGATGGGATATAGGTTCCTGCAATCAGGTTAAAAAGGGTCGATTTTCCCGCGCCGTTGGAACCGATCACGGTAATAAAATCCCCCTCTTTTACATTGAGGTCCACGTTGTGAATCGCCCGGGTCTCGTTGACGGTCCCTTCGTTGAAGACCTTGGATACCTGTTCCAGTCTGATCATACAGCCGCCTGCCTTGTGCGTTTTTTACCTTTTACCTTCGTCAGAATCAGGGACAGAATGATCAGCAGACCGGTTATCAGCTTAAGATCGTTGGGTGTCAGTCTGATAATGTAGCCGTAATAGCGCCCCAGAAACATGATGCCCTTGAACACCACCGAGCCTATCACGACCCTGAGCAGCAGAGGCCAGATTTTGTTGGAGCGGATAAAAAACTCCCCGATCATTACCGAAGCAAGTCCGGTAACCACGATCCCCTGCCCCAGGTTGGCGTCGGCAAAACCCTGGTACTGAGCGGCCAGCGCGCCGGCGACCCCTACAAGCCCGTTGGAGAGCCCCACACCGATTATCTTCATTACCTCCGGGTTCACCCCCTGGGATATAACCATCTGCTGATTGTTGCCCATGGCTCCCAGGGTCAGCCCCAGATCAGTATGAAAAAAGATATCCAGAATCAGGATAATCCCTCCTACAAAGAGTAGAAGAAACAGCAGCACACCGTATTCCGCTGGGATCCCCATTCCTTCGCTCAAATCCTTCATGGCGCTGAAGGCCGTCGTTACCTGCAAAAGGGGCAGGTTTGCCCGGTTACCAAGCACCCGTATATTAACCGAATAAAGCATGGTCATGGTCAGGATTCCCGCCAGCAGGTTCGGGACTTTCAGCTTGTTATGGATCAGGGCGGTCACTATCCCCGCAAGGATTCCCCCCAGCAGAGCCAGCAGAACTGCGATTAATACCGGCAGCCCCGCGGTAATGGCGGACGCCGCGATGGCCGCACCAAAGGGAAAGCTCCCGTCCACCGTCAGGTCCGGAAAATCAAGAATCCTGAAGGTAATAAAAACCCCCAGGGCCAGTATGCCGTAGATCAATCCTTCGTGGAGAATTCCTTCAATCACCTGTGTATGCCTTCCTGATTGTGCCTTTCCGGCCTTTTTCGCGGCCTATGTAAAAGAGGTCCGCCAATGCGGACCCTTGGATTATATCAGAGTATCTTTTTTTAAAAACCCTCACAGCCTGGAAAATTCCTGGTCCTCTAACGGTACTGGGGCTCTCCGTTCTGAATCACCACAGAAGCCCGGTCAAGAATATCTGCAGGAACTGTTGCACCGATCTTTTCTGCTACATCGAGGTTCAGGATCAGCTGGTCAAGGTCACCGGGGTCGGACATAAACTGGGTCGGAATGGTGGAGGGGTCTTCGCCTTCCAGAATCCGGGCGATCAGGCGGCCGGTAGCCCTGCCGTGCTTGTAATAATCAAAGCCCAGAGCGGCAAAAACCGCAAAATCAACCGCCGAGGTCGGGTCCGCGGACATTACGGGAATGTTCTTCTCCAATGCGGTCTGCACAAGAGACTGCAGAGCAGAAAAAACGGTATTGTCGGTGCTCACGTAAATGGCGTCCACCCGGTTCAGAATAGCCTGAGTTGCCTGCTTAACCTCAGCGGAGTTTGTCACCGTGGATTCAACAAACTCTATACCCATATCGGCGCATACCTCTTTCGCGATTCCCGCCAAGACAACGGCATTGGCCTCCCCGGAGGAGTAGACGTGACCAAGGCGTTTCACCTCCATCAGCCGGGTCAGCAGCTCAATCTGCTCCCGTACCGGGGTCATGTCCGAATAGCCGGTAATGTTCTTTCCCGGCTTATCCAGAGATGTTACCAGACCCGACCCCACCGGATCCGTTACGGCGGAATAGATTACCGGAAAATCACTGATCGTCGATGCCAGGGCCTGGCTGGTGGGAGTCGCTATACCGACAGCGATGTCTACCTTGTCGTTCTTGAACTTGACGGCGATCTGCTTGGCCGTGTTGGGGTCGCCGTTGGCGTTCTGCAGGTCATATTTAATATCGGTGTATCCAAGTTCGGCAAGTTCGTCCTGAATCCCCTTTTCAATGGAATCAAGCGCCGGATGGCTGACGATCTTAGAAATGCCGATGGTAATTGTACCGTCATCGGTCTGTTCCGCGCCTCCCGCGGCAAACAACACAGTGGCTGCCAGCACCGCGAGTAGAATGTACGTAATCTTTTTCATCGCTTACTCCTGATTTTCTGTTTTATTGTTACTTTACATAGAAACACCATAACAATACGGTATTATCAAGCTTTCCGTCAAGGGTTTTCAGCTGGACTTTTATCTTTTCAAGGGCTACTTTTCATATACCATGACAAAATCACCAAAAGAACGTTCATTAAACCGCAAAATACTCAAACGATTAAACGGAAATCCCTTACGGCTGGCGGAAATCCTGCTCGAAGACGACGAAATCCGGGCCATGCAGGAGTACGGTAATACCGTTTCAATTAAAAGACTCGGCTACAACGATCACGGACCGGTTCATATGCGGGTTGTGATGATGAACGCCATCACCATGATGGAGCTGCTGCAGCAGGCGGGCATACAGACGAGTCTCCAAAGCGAAGAGCTGGGAGATTTCGATGACAGCCTCTGTGCGGTCATGCTTGCCTCCTTCCTTCACGACCTGGGAATGGGCATCGGCCGGCAGGACCATGAACTCCACAGCACCTACCTTGCCTATCCCATAATCGACCGTATTCTGAAAGATGTGTATCCGGAAGATCTGGAAAAACGGATTGCTCTGCGCTCATTGGCTATCGAGGGCATCATCGGCCACATGGCACATCACACAATCCACTCCCTGGAGGCGGGGGTTATCCTGATTGCCGACGGCTGCGATATGGAGCGGGGCAGGGCGCGGATACCCATGTTTCTGAACACCTCTCCCAAGGTAGGAGACATTCACAAGTATTCAGCCAATTCCATCGAGAAGGTAAGCATCGAAAGGGGAACGGAACTACCTGTCAAGATCCGCGTAGATATGTCCACGGAGGTGGGGTTCTTCCAGGTAGAGGAGGTGCTCCTGTCCAAGATAGCCAAGAGCACCGTAAAACCATATATAGAGCTCTACGC is from Marispirochaeta sp. and encodes:
- a CDS encoding methyltransferase domain-containing protein — protein: MKDRPIPQFIAKIMYSRHSENSNIVQEKKLIKENVKPGMNIVDIGCGPGTLTLEMAKKVGKTGKVVALDIHPLSIEMIRTKISENRLMNITPVLTDSMVTGANDGSIDMVFIFNTIGMIRNKNGLVVETQRILKDGGRVLIYNKVHMGLLKPDKLFEGTSVFFEKRKTKAFYYRKNLEKKNEK
- a CDS encoding L-2-amino-thiazoline-4-carboxylic acid hydrolase, producing MLKTSIEKAAQPDVITIAKGILKGYIKNTNIFILKMLLRFIGIRKKINKNIPNDINRLLALVIAMYFSLRKRFEKDQALAMVKAVIIPIGIISQMSLFRYVEDTDHSFENLKKYSKCFKKEGPMRLNRMTIEEESPETYRFTVHNCLFKSVFNSFSCPELLGVFCAVDNATYSIYSPDSIVFSRGGTDNTIAKNNKTCIFICTNKGHSNER
- a CDS encoding DUF2141 domain-containing protein — encoded protein: MTFCKNSILFIVFLTAALTAVSAQEFTVSGDVLIGDTGTVSIFLVDLNSFNKPGASIRILEHHLTGEDLKKGSFSFSFTDIPEGEYGVRSFIDTNGNGKCDLGLFGPKEPWGMSWKTDKPFGKPKFSDMSFYVESDTYVKVIVD
- a CDS encoding helix-turn-helix transcriptional regulator — translated: MKHFYLLLNFFSFAIGVTALAVSFFLFSKYRLKVYKKYFIFLAIFTIIYILDLMDFYFSAFLIFYNTQIKLVLISIKTIFSVVIIYSIADLFFMIIHRPLTNVLKKTLIVIIFLLLSGILGLNFFISDIEIKILCIQYLFISLMVARILLIITALIQGWPLYKNVESLELLFFFRSLFLMTGLVLFLNVIGGTGYYLALLDKRFLSMNGHSIVYLVWNLVSLIFVYWYFIHRIDAFRAKGKLDIMASQYKITKREKEIILLVSQGYSNKDICNKLFISMSTTKTHLRNIFEKTDIKSRFDLLQLLKD
- a CDS encoding tyrosine-type recombinase/integrase; its protein translation is MNSTFRESLLQKLREHLLMRNYSPRTIKAYTRYCSEFCIFCLDSPSMDREQKIIRFLNRYTDPATKAVARSAVKYLYASILKIPAPVLLTKARKPKKLPVVLSRDQVSAILNTIRNPKHRAMIAIMYGSGLRISEVVNLKVGDINLTRNRIHIRQSKNLKDRIVVLSPLLADYLQLLSADRDAKELLFLTQSGKKYSTRTLQTIFKRALSISGIPLAATCHSLRHSFATSLLESGVDIRVIQAQLGHTSIKTTMLYTQITGVIEDSLRSPL
- a CDS encoding GGDEF domain-containing protein; its protein translation is MSQRVFSTILTESVLPACADSVVGTINGVKEKYSLANRLIADTIDLSRFRANGREDPDRILDFVRRKRIELGAKNVGLVSLETDTYYDSFGQILELDYSSARDSWVKDFLDAPVTDRFSLYDPDDSVELYSFFFDSKIKSDAGELTGIIGTGISLDSFSLNIAGDKGRTRMFFAEPDGELRLPLDCRGSSFFEEYNLNSPTEDLGDESHYLTEKGGATLMLYIRFISEIERYLIIEHDITDSYKDLQRQSIITFAAGMVFSLLLVAINHILVFRAGRKLSIKGYTDSLTESYNRHFLEEYFGRRNCNQRQISLMTLDIDHFKEVNDNLGHMAGDLILKEVSRLAKSHIRDEDFIVRWGGDEFIIVVHTDIQRALDISERIRARIEQESSVTVTIGVTEMREHEDFTAALSRADEAMYRAKHEGRNKVHCAG
- a CDS encoding ATP-binding cassette domain-containing protein gives rise to the protein MIRLEQVSKVFNEGTVNETRAIHNVDLNVKEGDFITVIGSNGAGKSTLFNLIAGTYIPSEGKIFVNDVDVSRIPEYKRAKYIGRIFQNPLLGTAGNMSLEDNMTISYKKGFKGLGISLNNRLRDRFMRELQALDMGLESRLKNNVSLLSGGQRQALTLLMMVLSRPALILLDEHTAALDPRNAAKVLELTKRFIEEYKLTAIMITHNMAHAIAYGNRLLMMDAGEIILDLEGREKREITVDKLVDKFHAIRKKDFENDEVLLS
- a CDS encoding ABC transporter permease; the protein is MIEGILHEGLIYGILALGVFITFRILDFPDLTVDGSFPFGAAIAASAITAGLPVLIAVLLALLGGILAGIVTALIHNKLKVPNLLAGILTMTMLYSVNIRVLGNRANLPLLQVTTAFSAMKDLSEGMGIPAEYGVLLFLLLFVGGIILILDIFFHTDLGLTLGAMGNNQQMVISQGVNPEVMKIIGVGLSNGLVGVAGALAAQYQGFADANLGQGIVVTGLASVMIGEFFIRSNKIWPLLLRVVIGSVVFKGIMFLGRYYGYIIRLTPNDLKLITGLLIILSLILTKVKGKKRTRQAAV
- a CDS encoding ABC transporter substrate-binding protein produces the protein MKKITYILLAVLAATVLFAAGGAEQTDDGTITIGISKIVSHPALDSIEKGIQDELAELGYTDIKYDLQNANGDPNTAKQIAVKFKNDKVDIAVGIATPTSQALASTISDFPVIYSAVTDPVGSGLVTSLDKPGKNITGYSDMTPVREQIELLTRLMEVKRLGHVYSSGEANAVVLAGIAKEVCADMGIEFVESTVTNSAEVKQATQAILNRVDAIYVSTDNTVFSALQSLVQTALEKNIPVMSADPTSAVDFAVFAALGFDYYKHGRATGRLIARILEGEDPSTIPTQFMSDPGDLDQLILNLDVAEKIGATVPADILDRASVVIQNGEPQYR
- a CDS encoding phosphohydrolase, with protein sequence MTKSPKERSLNRKILKRLNGNPLRLAEILLEDDEIRAMQEYGNTVSIKRLGYNDHGPVHMRVVMMNAITMMELLQQAGIQTSLQSEELGDFDDSLCAVMLASFLHDLGMGIGRQDHELHSTYLAYPIIDRILKDVYPEDLEKRIALRSLAIEGIIGHMAHHTIHSLEAGVILIADGCDMERGRARIPMFLNTSPKVGDIHKYSANSIEKVSIERGTELPVKIRVDMSTEVGFFQVEEVLLSKIAKSTVKPYIELYAGVIGGELKRYL